From the Mustelus asterias chromosome 22, sMusAst1.hap1.1, whole genome shotgun sequence genome, one window contains:
- the LOC144510079 gene encoding progonadoliberin-1-like, with protein MPATMRSLVYLALGFAIFVNLLSAQHWSFDLRPGGKRAGGDLLEPLQDAAMDADELMNNQMVEFPPPDYLGNTLAKFTPRRKKF; from the exons ATGCCAGCTACGATGAGATCACTTGTCTACCTCGCCCTGGGGTTCGCCATCTTTGTCAACCTACTGTCCGCACAGCATTGGTCCTTTGACCTCCGACCTGGCGGGAAGAGAGCTGGGGGCGATCTTCTGGAACCGCTACAGGAC GCTGCCATGGATGCGGATGAGTTGATGAACAACCAAATGGTGGAATTTCCTCCTCCCGATTATTTGGGAAACACTCTG GCAAAGTTTACGCCCAGGAGAAAGAAGTTTTAG